In the bacterium genome, GCGGGGATCGGCAGGATCGTGCACTTGCTGGCCAGGCAGTTCTGCCAGCCGCCGATGCCGTGCAGCAGGCGGCCGTCGCTGTGGGTGACCACGTTGGCGTTGAAGTCCACGTCGACCTCGGTGGCGCCGAGCACTACCGCGTCGAGCAGGCTGGCGAAGTTGCCCTTGCCGTGCCAGTTGTAGCTGGTGAAGGGCGTGGTGTTCACGTGCAGCGCGTTCTCGCGCATGGAGCGCACGCCCTCGAGGTCGAAGGTCTGGCCGTCGAGGATGTAGTCGGTCAGTCCCTCTTCCAGCATGTCGACGAGATACTGGG is a window encoding:
- a CDS encoding citrate lyase subunit alpha (citrate-ACP transferase, the alpha subunit catalyzes the formation of (3S)-citryl-CoA from acetyl-CoA and citrate); this translates as QYLVDMLEEGLTDYILDGQTFDLEGVRSMRENALHVNTTPFTSYNWHGKGNFASLLDAVVLGATEVDVDFNANVVTHSDGRLLHGIGGWQNCLASKCTILPIPAFRDRIPVVVDEVTTLCGPGELIDVIVTERGIAINPLRRDLREKLRGSSLPLREMADLKGEIEEICGGAPEKPELGEKVVAAIKWVDGTVIDSVREVKE